In Desulfosediminicola ganghwensis, a single window of DNA contains:
- a CDS encoding LysE family translocator, with the protein MDQVLNISLLSIFIPTFILVSATPGMCMTLSLTLGMTIGVKRTLWMMSGELVGVALVSVAAVIGVASVMLNYPQLYLVLKYCGGAYLCYLGIQLLRSRGKMAIQEDDESDASHLGRTELAMQGFVTAIANPKGWAFMVSLLPPFIDTSLPLPAQLSLLVLLILFIEFCCLLLYAGGGVTMRRFLQQSGNVRKMNGIAGLLMIFVGLWLATG; encoded by the coding sequence GTGGATCAGGTGCTGAACATCTCCTTGCTGTCAATTTTTATCCCCACGTTTATTTTGGTATCTGCAACGCCGGGTATGTGTATGACCCTGTCCCTGACCCTGGGGATGACTATCGGGGTTAAGAGAACCCTGTGGATGATGAGCGGCGAGTTGGTCGGCGTTGCTCTTGTTTCTGTTGCCGCAGTAATCGGTGTCGCTTCGGTCATGCTCAATTATCCCCAATTATATCTGGTTTTGAAATACTGTGGTGGAGCATATCTCTGTTATCTCGGAATTCAACTGCTCCGGTCCAGGGGGAAGATGGCCATACAGGAAGATGACGAGAGCGACGCCAGCCATTTGGGCAGAACAGAACTTGCCATGCAAGGTTTTGTAACCGCCATTGCGAATCCAAAAGGTTGGGCCTTTATGGTTTCGCTGCTACCGCCGTTTATTGATACCAGCCTGCCCTTGCCGGCGCAATTGAGTTTACTGGTTTTATTGATACTATTCATCGAATTTTGCTGTTTGCTGCTCTACGCCGGTGGCGGAGTGACCATGCGCAGATTTCTTCAGCAGAGTGGCAATGTGAGGAAGATGAATGGCATTGCAGGATTACTGATGATCTTTGTTGGGCTCTGGCTGGCGACGGGCTGA